In a single window of the Papaver somniferum cultivar HN1 unplaced genomic scaffold, ASM357369v1 unplaced-scaffold_93, whole genome shotgun sequence genome:
- the LOC113346105 gene encoding short-chain dehydrogenase reductase 3a-like, which translates to MFRIGTRKFSSMISRRCCSSFFSEAKRLDDKVALITGAASGIGKATAKEFIDHGAKVVIADIQKQLGQETAIELGDRATFVLCDVVRESDVSAAVDFTVSKYGRLDIMFNNAGVAGQLSPSITDLNLTEFDRVMSINVRGVIAGIKHAARVMIPRRTGSILCTASVTGIMGGLAPHTYSISKVAVTGIVKSVAAELCKYGIRVNCISPFAIPTPFAMDDMVKIYPGIDANRLVKVIHDAGELEGVNCEAADIAKAALYLASEDAKYVSGHNLVVDGGFTSFKSLMFPSPDHVSE; encoded by the exons ATGTTCAGGATTGGGACCAG AAAATTTTCCAGCATGATATCAAGAAGATGTTGCTCAAGTTTTTTCTCTGAAGCTAAAAG GTTAGATGACAAGGTTGCATTGATCACTGGAGCAGCTAGTGGTATTGGAAAAGCAACAGCTAAAGAATTCATTGACCATGGTGCCAAGGTTGTGATTGCAGATATTCAGAAACAACTTGGCCAAGAAACGGCAATAGAACTAGGGGATCGAGCAACGTTTGTGTTATGCGATGTTGTTCGAGAATCTGATGTTTCCGCTGCAGTTGATTTCACGGTCTCTAAATACGGACGCCTTGATATCATGTTCAATAATGCTGGAGTAGCAGGCCAATTGTCCCCAAGCATTACAGATCTTAACCTAACAGAATTTGACCGTGTCATGAGTATTAACGTTCGGGGAGTTATTGCTGGGATAAAACATGCAGCGCGTGTTATGATTCCAAGGCGAACAGGTTCCATTCTCTGCACCGCCAGTGTAACTGGGATCATGGGTGGATTAGCACCACATACTTACAGCATTTCTAAAGTTGCTGTTACAGGGATTGTAAAGTCTGTGGCAGCCGAGCTCTGCAAGTACGGAATCAGGGTTAATTGTATCTCACCGTTTGCCATTCCGACGCCTTTTGCGATGGATGATATGGTCAAAATTTATCCAGGGATTGACGCTAATCGTCTTGTGAAGGTCATTCATGATGCTGGCGAGTTGGAAGGAGTTAACTGTGAAGCTGCTGATATTGCGAAAGCTGCACTTTATCTGGCTTCTGAAGATGCCAAGTATGTGAGCGGTCATAATCTAGTTGTTGATGGAGGCTTCACCTCCTTCAAGAGTCTTATGTTCCCATCACCTGATCATGTCTCGGAATGA
- the LOC113346133 gene encoding dolichol-phosphate mannose synthase subunit 3-like: MKHIVKILTLLVAIIAFWIGLLETSILPRSYTWLLPIYFTISLGCYGLLMVGVGLIQFRTCPEEAVLLRKDVVEAKEFLKQRGVDVGSD; this comes from the exons ATGAAGCATATTGTAAAGATTTTAACATTGCTTGTGGCCATCATTGCCTTCTGGATTGGGCTTCTGGAAACCTCTATACTTCCACGTAGCTATACATGGCTG CTACCCATCTATTTCACCATTTCACTAGGATGTTACGGTCTTCTGATGGTTGGAGTTGGTTTGATACAATTTCGAACATGTCCCGAAGAAGCTGTGCTGCTGCGAAAG GATGTTGTTGAGGCTAAGGAGTTCTTGAAGCAGAGAGGTGTCGATGTAGGAAGTGATTGA
- the LOC113346107 gene encoding uncharacterized protein LOC113346107, which translates to MASIQITGFIPASSVGLKPNTLRRTNQKNKTIRCRAAVNPRKPPPPPPGKGKKPPQTHSTASVSEIRMTNMSESSAGREEKGNHKAPQKDNQSNGLFVTQQ; encoded by the exons ATGGCTTCAATTCAGATAACTGGCTTCATTCCGGCAAGTTCCGTAGGTCTCAAACCTAACACTTTAAGGCGAACCAATCAAAAGAACAAGACAATTAG ATGCAGAGCTGCAGTGAATCCCAGGAAGCCGCCGCCTCCTCCCCCTGGAAAGGGCAAGAAGCCACCGCAAACACATTCTACAGCCTCCGTCTCAGAGATTAGAATGACGAATATGAGTGAGTCGTCCGctggaagagaagaaaaggggaaTCATAAAGCACCACAAAAGGATAATCAGAGTAATGGCTTATTTGTAACTCAGCAATAA
- the LOC113346130 gene encoding auxin response factor 2B-like has protein sequence MGLDGVKERLLNLEEMFPNLEEGPATTTTAYVHEGLSHTNNQYEKDELYTELWHACAGPLVNIPHVGDRVFYLPQGHLEQVEAYTNQEFDLQLPKHNLPSQILCRVVYVQLKAELETDEVFAQVTLLPETKEEMSGIEEETSRSSIGSHSRSFSKILTASDTSTHGGFSVLKRHADECLPPLDMSQQLPSQELVARDLHGAEWHFRHVYRGHPKRHLFTTGWSNYVSSKKLVTGDTFVFLRGENGELRVGVRRAMETQQNASSSVISCRSMQLGVLATASHAISTGTMFSVYYCPRMSPSEFLIPYNEYMSSVKNKYSIGLRFRMKFEGEECPKQRIVGTIVGIDDVDPIRWPRSKWRCLTVTWDEPCLTAVRPQRVSPWTIELSDNARTNSLPVQLKMTRRVRTQHSSSADSSILDDGSSKNTFDQPPPQKRHSGVLQGQESAISAIELGTIRQPPQAPSLIPNLEWGQAPKKFESGNHLNIQFSPDLCCTIPISSLMPNDFGLNNCIPLSSTYDTRGSTGLSLSNWSVLNEKHNKPESKEMNVVTKSNSDGKCMLFGVDLVKLPTESASLHVISPPEFVNSEQHSGPSKMMKRCDSSNSDGDSEKLLQNCPVTTRSCTKVLKYGTALGRSVDLMKLGGYDELIDELDRMFDFNGALIERSNGWNVIYVDDEGDTMQIGDYPWQEFQLMARKLLICPKEDMDCSLNPLPIP, from the exons ATGAGAAGGATGAGCTATATACTGAACTCTGGCATGCTTGTGCTGGTCCTCTTGTTAACATTCCCCATGTTGGTGACAGGGTTTTCTACCTTCCTCAAGGTCACTTGGAACAG GTTGAAGCATACACCAATCAAGAATTTGATTTACAATTGCCAAAGCACAATTTGCCTTCACAAATTCTCTGCCGGGTTGTATATGTGCAGTTAAAG GCTGAATTAGAAACCGATGAGGTGTTTGCGCAAGTGACTTTGCTTCCTGAGACGAAG GAAGAGATGTCTGGTATTGAGGAGGAAACTTCTAGATCTTCTATTGGGAGCCATTCACGTTCTTTTAGCAAGATTCTCACCGCTTCTGATACGAGTACTCATGGTGGCTTTTCTGTTCTAAAGCGGCATGCTGATGAATGCCTTCCTCCACTG GACATGTCTCAACAGCTGCCGTCGCAAGAACTAGTGGCTAGGGATTTGCATGGGGCAGAGTGGCACTTTCGCCATGTTTACCGTG GTCATCCGAAGCGGCATTTGTTTACCACTGGTTGGAGTAATTATGTGAGCTCGAAGAAGCTTGTTACTGGAGATACTTTTGTCTTCCTTAG GGGTGAAAATGGAGAACTTCGTGTTGGTGTTCGCCGTGCAATGGAGACACAACAGAATGCTTCTTCGTCTGTTATATCTTGTCGCAGCATGCAACTTGGTGTACTTGCCACTGCATCTCATGCTATATCTACTGGGACCATGTTTAGTGTATATTACTGTCCTAG GATGAGTCCGTCCGAGTTCCTAATTCCGTACAATGAATACATGAGCTCAGTTAAGAACAAATACTCCATTGGACTGAGGTTCAGAATGAAGTTTGAGGGAGAAGAATGCCCAAAACAAAG AATTGTGGGTACAATTGTTGGAATTGACGATGTTGATCCAATTAGGTGGCCGAGATCGAAATGGAGATGTCTCACT GTTACATGGGATGAACCTTGTTTAACAGCTGTTCGTCCTCAAAGAGTTTCTCCCTGGACAATTGAACTATCTGACAATGCAAGGACCAATTCGCTTCCAGTACAGTTGAAAATGACAAGAAGGGTCCGAACCCAGCACTCCTCATCTGCTGATTCATCTATCCTGGATGATG GTTCTTCAAAGAATACATTCGatcaaccaccaccacaaaagAGACACTCAGGGGTTTTGCAAGGTCAAGAAAGTGCTATAAGCGCTATCGAGTTGGGCACTATACGCCAACCACCACAAGCACCTTCCCTTATCCCAAACCTAGAATGGGGTCAGGCACCAAAGAAATTTGAATCTGGAAATCACCTCAACATTCAGTTCTCTCCAGATTTGTGCTGCACAATACCCATTTCCAGTTTGATGCCTAATGATTTTGGACTCAACAACTGCATCCCCCTTTCATCTACTTATGATACACGTGGTAGCACCGGCTTAAGCCTTAGCAACTGGTCCGTTCTAAATGAGAAGCACAATAAACCTGAATCCAAAGAAATGAATGTAGTAACCAAGTCAAATTCCGATGGCAAGTGCATGCTTTTTGGTGTTGATTTGGTTAAGCTTCCAACTGAGTCTGCTTCACTGCATGTCATTTCTCCACCAGAGTTTGTCAATTCTGAACAACATTCTGGGCCATCCAAGATGATGAAGCGATGTGATTCTAGCAATTCTGACGGTGATTCGGAGAAATTGCTTCAAAACTGTCCTGTTACAACTCGAAGTTGCACTAAG GTCCTGAAGTATGGTACTGCTCTTGGAAGATCTGTGGATCTCATGAAACTTGGAGGGTATGATGAACTCATAGATGAGCTTGATCGGATGTTCGATTTCAATGGAGCACTGATCGAGCGAAGTAATGGTTGGAATGTCATATATGTTGATGACGAAGGGGATACTATGCAGATTGGGGATTACCCATGGCA GGAATTTCAATTGATGGCACGAAAGTTGTTGATATGCCCAAAGGAAGACATGGATTGTTCATTGAATCCGTTGCCCATTCCGTAA